From Mugil cephalus isolate CIBA_MC_2020 chromosome 4, CIBA_Mcephalus_1.1, whole genome shotgun sequence:
TAGAAACTCCGCGACTCACAAACGCTGGTAAACTAAGTAGAAACAAGCGTGACTCTCTCAAAGTGGCTATCAGACGTGGACACTGGTGTTCATTTAATATTTCGTGGACAGACTAAATATCGTCGGGGGTAACGTCTCTAATTTGAACCGAACATGAGTTCGTCGTTGCCGCAGAAGCGTTACTACAGACAGCGAGCCCATTCAAACCCGATGGCTCACCACACGTTTGAATAGTGAGTACTGCCCATGTGTCTGAGTTTAATACATTATAGCACGATGATCATTTGATTTTATTCTAGTACCTGATAGGGTTCAAAGTAGAAGTTGACAAATAACATGTTGACAATGTCATtagccaaacaaaacaaaacaaacatagtGTAAACAAAAGTTTTTAGTGGCCTACAACTTAACATTCTACTCAAACATCTTCATTCACAGTAGTACAATGTACTGTTCCTACATTATGATAAATAATCCACAGGATTGAATCCTCAGCATTTTTTAAAGACACTAATTCTACAGCAGGTGATCATTTGATTGAAACTTGTATTCCTGTCtgttcctcctccctcctcagtcCTCTGTGTCCAGAGGAAATGGACTGGTCCAAGCTGTATCCACACTTCTTTACTGGCAACACATCAGAGAAAGAGAGCCCTCGTGTTGAGTTTGCAGACATAGGATGTGGATACGGGGGGCTTTTAGGTAGTTGCACCATTGATCTGACCCCTAACAGTCATCACTGTCTTGCTCTACATTAACTGCATGTTTCTGTCTTCATGGCTCCTTACCTTCTCTCCACTCTAGTGGAGTTATCTCCACTTTTCCCAGATAAACTCATGCTGGGTTTGGAGATCCGGGTGAAGGTGTCAGATTATGTTCGGGATCGAATCCAGTCGCTGCGTACCTCTGAGCCGGGGAGCTACCAGAACATTGCCTGCCTTCGCAGCAATGCCATGAAGTACCTCCCAAACTTCTTTTCTAAAGGACAGGTGGGTTTGCATCTGAGCATTTGCTGCTGTTTGACGACACATTAGATGAGACAGGTGTGTTCGCTCCTACCTGGATGCTGGAGTAGAATGTATTTGCGATTTCTGTGCACAAAgcattgccaaaaaaaaaccaTGGCTGCCTCCAGTTTTGCTTTACTTGTCTATGAACGACAAATTCATATCAACAGGCATATAGCTTActcaactgaacaaaaaaataaaaacgcaaaaataaaaataatcaaacgACATTTTCTAATGTTATTAGATATTTAACAGAAGAAAGATTAAATTGTTTATGTTAAATTGTGCTGAGTACACATGACATGA
This genomic window contains:
- the mettl1 gene encoding tRNA (guanine-N(7)-)-methyltransferase — encoded protein: MSSSLPQKRYYRQRAHSNPMAHHTFEYPLCPEEMDWSKLYPHFFTGNTSEKESPRVEFADIGCGYGGLLVELSPLFPDKLMLGLEIRVKVSDYVRDRIQSLRTSEPGSYQNIACLRSNAMKYLPNFFSKGQLSKMFFLFPDPHFKKTKHKWRIISPTLLAEYAYTLRVGGLVYTITDVEEVHLWMVKHFTEHPLFTRVSEEELADDVIISRLGTCTEEGKKVQRNGGKNFLAVFRRVEDSH